One stretch of Streptomyces sp. R21 DNA includes these proteins:
- a CDS encoding SGNH/GDSL hydrolase family protein, protein MRPLRFVALGDSLTEGVGDPVDENWRGWAALLAAGLAPEDAPVEFTNLAVSGAQSRDVLERQTPAGLALLPDLVSVVIGVNDTLRCTFDIHAVAARLDQVYAAFTAQGAVLLTACLPDPGAMLGLPGALARPLARRQRAVNTVVHALSERYGAVHLHAAEGAWLTDRAMWSADRLHPGERGHRQLAVRFHALLAEAGLATGPAPSAEPEFPVPSRSASLWWLATAGTGWVARRCTDLLPQLLTLAADEVRHRARGTSARLDLTASHAVASALAALSVAERPDAA, encoded by the coding sequence ATGAGACCCCTCCGGTTCGTGGCGCTCGGGGACTCGCTGACCGAGGGGGTGGGCGACCCCGTCGACGAGAACTGGCGCGGGTGGGCCGCGCTGCTCGCCGCCGGACTCGCGCCCGAGGACGCGCCCGTGGAGTTCACCAACCTCGCGGTGAGCGGAGCCCAGTCCCGGGACGTGCTGGAACGGCAGACCCCGGCCGGGCTGGCGCTGCTGCCGGACCTGGTGTCCGTCGTCATCGGCGTCAACGACACCTTGCGGTGCACCTTCGACATCCATGCCGTGGCCGCCCGGCTCGACCAGGTGTACGCGGCGTTCACGGCACAGGGCGCGGTGCTCCTCACCGCCTGTCTGCCCGATCCCGGCGCGATGCTGGGGCTGCCCGGCGCGCTGGCCCGGCCGCTCGCCCGGCGGCAGCGGGCCGTCAACACGGTCGTTCACGCCCTGTCCGAGCGGTACGGCGCGGTGCACCTGCACGCGGCGGAGGGCGCCTGGCTGACCGACCGTGCCATGTGGAGCGCGGACCGGCTGCATCCCGGGGAGCGGGGGCACCGGCAGCTCGCCGTCCGCTTCCACGCCCTGCTCGCCGAGGCGGGCCTCGCCACCGGCCCGGCGCCCTCCGCCGAGCCCGAGTTCCCCGTCCCCTCCCGGTCGGCGAGCCTGTGGTGGCTGGCCACCGCCGGCACGGGCTGGGTCGCCCGGCGCTGCACCGACCTGCTCCCGCAGCTGCTCACCCTGGCCGCCGACGAGGTGCGCCACCGTGCCCGCGGCACCAGCGCCCGCCTCGACCTGACC
- a CDS encoding glycosyltransferase, which yields MSLRIVRLANFVAPTSGGLRTALRELGTGYRKAGHEPVLVIPGERATDQDTEQGRVITLPGPLLPGTGGYRVLTGKRHIAALLESLAPDRLEVCDRTTLRWTGVWARRARVPAVMVSHETADGVLRTWGLSEGMARRTADALNVRTAHTYARVVCTTEFAEREFVRIGARNVVRAPLGVDLTGRHPTLRDPDVRARYARVDEALLVMCSRLSVEKRPGTALDALEALLRRGRRAVLVVAGDGPLRARLEQRARERRLPVTFLGHVGDRDALGALQASADVCLAPGPAETFGLAALEAMACGTPVVASASSALPEVVGSAGATAADSGESFADAVRLLLGRPESVRREAARARAECFGWDASVAAFLAAHDAEVPLRTRLQEGVG from the coding sequence ATGAGCCTCAGGATCGTACGGCTCGCCAACTTCGTCGCCCCCACGTCGGGCGGACTGCGCACCGCCCTGCGGGAACTGGGCACCGGCTACCGGAAGGCCGGGCACGAGCCGGTCCTCGTGATCCCCGGAGAACGAGCCACCGACCAGGACACCGAGCAGGGACGGGTGATCACCCTGCCCGGGCCGCTGCTGCCCGGCACCGGCGGCTATCGCGTCCTCACCGGCAAGCGTCACATCGCCGCCCTCCTTGAGTCGCTCGCCCCCGACCGGCTGGAGGTCTGCGACCGGACCACCCTGCGCTGGACCGGCGTGTGGGCGCGCCGGGCCCGGGTGCCCGCGGTGATGGTCTCCCATGAGACCGCCGACGGCGTGCTCCGCACCTGGGGGCTCTCCGAGGGCATGGCACGGCGGACCGCCGACGCCCTCAACGTCCGTACGGCACACACCTACGCGCGCGTGGTGTGCACCACGGAGTTCGCCGAGCGCGAGTTCGTGCGGATCGGTGCCCGCAACGTCGTACGGGCCCCGCTGGGCGTCGACCTGACGGGACGGCACCCCACGCTGCGCGATCCCGATGTCCGCGCCCGGTACGCGCGCGTGGACGAGGCGTTGCTCGTGATGTGCTCCCGGCTGTCCGTGGAGAAGCGGCCGGGCACGGCGCTCGACGCGCTGGAGGCGCTGCTGCGGCGCGGCCGGCGCGCGGTGCTCGTCGTCGCCGGCGACGGCCCGCTGCGGGCCCGCCTCGAACAGCGGGCCCGGGAACGGCGGCTGCCCGTGACCTTCCTCGGCCATGTCGGCGACCGCGACGCGCTCGGCGCGCTCCAGGCCTCGGCCGACGTGTGCCTGGCCCCCGGTCCCGCCGAGACGTTCGGGCTCGCCGCCCTGGAGGCGATGGCCTGCGGCACGCCCGTGGTGGCCAGCGCGTCGTCCGCTCTGCCGGAGGTCGTCGGGTCCGCCGGGGCCACCGCTGCCGACAGTGGGGAGTCCTTCGCGGACGCGGTACGGCTCCTGCTCGGGCGACCCGAGAGCGTGCGCAGGGAGGCGGCACGCGCGCGTGCCGAGTGTTTCGGCTGGGACGCCTCGGTGGCGGCGTTCCTCGCCGCGCACGACGCGGAGGTCCCGCTGCGGACCCGGCTGCAGGAGGGCGTCGGATGA